A genome region from Gossypium hirsutum isolate 1008001.06 chromosome A04, Gossypium_hirsutum_v2.1, whole genome shotgun sequence includes the following:
- the LOC107949122 gene encoding acetylserotonin O-methyltransferase-like, whose translation MACDTRLTVPAIIKGCPEVFDGVESLVDVGGGNGTALSLLVKAFPWIRGIKFDLPHVVAVAPKSGGIENVGGDMFMPIPKAEAAFLMWILHDWDDGECIKILKKCREAILEDKREGYDRLSSS comes from the exons ATGGCTTGCGATACTAGACTGACGGTACCGGCGATAATCAAAGGATGTCCCGAAGTGTTTGACGGGGTCGAAAGCTTGGTTGATGTCGGTGGTGGTAACGGAACTGCTTTGAGCCTTTTAGTTAAGGCATTCCCATGGATTCGAGGCATCAAATTTGATCTCCCTCATGTCGTTGCCGTTGCACCAAAATCCGGTGGCATTGAAAACGTAGGAGGCGACATGTTCATGCCTATCCCAAAAGCCGAAGCAGCGTTTTTAATG TGGATATTGCATGATTGGGACGACGGGGAATGcattaaaatcctaaaaaaatGTCGAGAAGCCATTCTAGAAGATAAAAGGGAAGGTTATGATCGTTTAAGCAGTTCTTGA